The following proteins come from a genomic window of Salvia hispanica cultivar TCC Black 2014 chromosome 4, UniMelb_Shisp_WGS_1.0, whole genome shotgun sequence:
- the LOC125218993 gene encoding mitochondrial intermembrane space import and assembly protein 40 homolog: protein MGQSQSAATSEDSKTTASPPKTENSAQPSLDSLIAEAAAYGGEDSSQSLEAQAQKALECPCIAHLRSGPCGDQFSSAFVCFLKSTAEEKGSDCVHPFVALQKCIKDNPDAFSKDVLGDEEEVKKEDEPTPKYRVRPPLWSGKSKTPTQ from the coding sequence ATGGGCCAATCACAGAGTGCTGCAACTTCAGAGGATTCAAAAACCACAGCTTCCCCACCAAAAACAGAGAATTCAGCACAGCCTTCACTTGATTCTTTAATTGCTGAAGCCGCTGCATATGGCGGCGAGGACAGCAGCCAATCTCTTGAAGCACAAGCACAAAAGGCATTAGAGTGCCCTTGCATTGCTCACTTGCGAAGTGGGCCATGCGGCGACCAATTCTCCAGTGCTTTCGTTTGCTTCCTCAAGAGCACGGCTGAAGAGAAAGGGTCTGACTGCGTGCATCCTTTTGTAGCTCTACAGAAATGCATAAAAGACAATCCAGACGCGTTTTCTAAAGACGTGTTGGGGGATGAAGAGGAGGTCAAGAAAGAGGATGAACCAACCCCCAAATACAGAGTCCGGCCTCCCCTTTGGTCTGGAAAGTCTAAAACTCCTACTCAGTAG
- the LOC125185410 gene encoding protein virilizer homolog gives MRIRKNVKIAQLLNAASSLKSCPLLQPHICQLNQSPWDVITFSPPSSPPPPLQLIGSSDVRAGNGSSEHCVSVSESDTAAPPPPPPPPEEKEAILCCKTDGKSWHCQRETANGNSLCEHHLSMSRNYSSPAATKKSARPKRAPAAASSSNPHEFYYYSGFGPRWGKRRGEEITRNAETEEAAISYTGDEEFDFFADYEDEDEEEEDGEEEEEERRENGKEKKKKKRVRKPIKARSLKSLL, from the exons ATGAGAATACGCAAAAACGTTAAAATCGCTCAGCTTCTCAATGCGGCGTCGTCTCTCAAGTCCTGCCCCCTCCTCCAACCTCATATCTGCCAGCTCAATCAGTCGCCGTGGGACGTCATCACCTTCTCTCCACCCTCGTCTCCTCCACCGCCGTTACAG TTGATTGGGAGCAGTGATGTTCGTGCTGGAAATGGAAGCTCCGAGCACTGCGTTTCCGTTTCTGAGAG TGATACGGCggctccacctccacctccaccgccGCCAGAGGAAAAGGAAGCCATCCTGTGCTGCAAAACCGACGGGAAGAGCTGGCATTGCCAGAGGGAAACTGCTAATGGAAATTCCCTATGCGAGCACCACTTATCCATGTCTAGAAACTACAGCAGCCCCGCCGCAACCAAAAAGTCCGCCAGGCCGAAGAGAGCTCCGGCAGCCGCGTCGTCGTCCAATCCGCATGAATTTTACTACTATTCGGGGTTCGGGCCGCGGTGGGGCAAGCGGAGAGGCGAAGAAATTACTCGTAATGCTGAAACGGAGGAGGCGGCGATCTCCTACACCGGCGACGAAGAGTTCGATTTCTTCGCGGATTACGAGGATGAagacgaggaggaggaggatggcgaggaagaggaggaggagcgaAGGGAGAATgggaaggagaagaagaagaagaaaagggtGAGAAAGCCGATCAAGGCTAGATCGCTCAAATCGCTATTGTGA
- the LOC125223918 gene encoding long-chain-alcohol oxidase FAO2-like — translation MERSKMSLVSEGKLVLKPKYKHGFSSSQIDSLTAVCEALIPSVPINGNPNSHKYYLSSASLSPYPHETAELMVKRGIPKAVVAVSLVLKLLSTRLGTLFLCGGASLDWRWPFIHKFSELSISKREGILKKWSRGTLLLPLRTVFFMLKVTCFFTFFSLTDENHKNPAWEGIGYHVEEVENSVDSNEERPLEKGIVEAENEADLKQSLVRKGLQVYDNEGDNMISIKCDVVIVGSGCGGGVAAAVLAEAGLKVVVVEKGHYFTARDYTGVEGPSLNELYASGGLLSTQDGKIILLAGSTVGGGSAVNWSASIKTPDHVLREWSVEKRIPMFGGEEYKSAMGKVWGRIGVTENCTKEGFQNQVLRKGCEKLGLKVENVARNSGEGHYCGSCGYGCRRGEKKGTDTTWLVDAVEKGAVILTRCKAEKFVVESDGKGKRCKGVIASFEGMKKVKVEARASVAACGALYTPPLLISSGLKNKNVGKNLHLHPVLFAWGYFPEESESQLEGKSFEGGIITSINKVIIEGEDDFSTIIETAGFGPAAYAVFLPWVGGKDMKDRMAKYARTALLFALIRDKGTGEVREEGKVTYKLDEVDKRHLEAGLRQTLRILIEAGAVEVGTFQSDGQRVGCKGEVEGFLKEVVAAGGVAEGGRFWNTYGSAHQMSSCKMGVDEREGGVDGNGESWEAKGLYVCDGSVLPTAIGVNPMITIQSTAYCISTRIAHALTQV, via the exons ATGGAGAgaagtaaaatgagtttgGTGAGTGAAGGGAAGTTGGTGTTGAAGCCAAAATACAAGCATGGCTTCTCCTCTTCTCAGATTGATTCACTGACTGCAGTGTGTGAAGCTCTCATACCTTCTGTTCCCATCAATGGAAACCCAAATTCCCACAAATACTACTTGTCTTctgcttctctctctccatatCCTCATGAG ACTGCAGAGCTGATGGTGAAGAGAGGGATACCTAAAGCTGTGGTGGCGGTGAGCCTCGTGCTGAAGCTTCTGTCCACGCGCCTCGGCACCCTCTTCCTCTGCGGCGGCGCCTCTCTTGACTGGAGATGGCCCTTCATCCACAAATTCTCAGAGCTGTCCATCAGCAAGAGAGAAGGCATACTCAAGAAATGGTCAAGGGGAACTCTCCTCCTCCCTCTAAGAACTGTCTTCTTCATGCTCAAAGTCACCTGTTTCTTCACCTTCTTCTCTCTG ACAGATGAGAACCACAAGAATCCGGCGTGGGAAGGCATAGGATACCATGTGGAAGAAGTTGAAAACTCTGTGGATTCGAACGAGGAGAGGCCACTTGAAAAGGGAATCGTGGAAGCAGAGAATGAAGCTGATCTGAAGCAATCCCTCGTCAGGAAAGGGCTGCAGGTATACGACAACGAGGGGGATAACATGATCAGCATCAAGTGTGATGTGGTGATAGTTGGCTCGGGATGTGGGGGAGGCGTTGCAGCGGCTGTTCTTGCAGAGGCCGGCCTCAAAGTCGTTGTTGTGGAGAAGGGTCATTACTTCACTGCAAGAGACTACACTGGAGTTGAGGGGCCTTCCTTGAATGAGCTGTATGCATCAGGGGGGCTTCTTTCTACTCAAGATGGGAAGATCATCCTCCTTGCCGGGTCCACAGTTGGCGGTGGCTCAGCCGTGAACTGGTCCGCCTCCATCAAGACTCCGGACCATGTTCTGAGAGAATGGTCTGTGGAGAAGAGAATCCCCATGTTTGGAGGGGAGGAGTATAAATCAGCTATGGGAAAGGTGTGGGGAAGGATAGGTGTGACAGAGAATTGTACAAAGGAAGGGTTTCAAAATCAAGTGTTGAGAAAAGGGTGTGAGAAGTTAGGGTTGAAAGTGGAGAATGTGGCAAGAAACTCTGGCGAAGGGCATTACTGTGGCTCATGCGGCTACGGCTGCAGGAGAGGGGAGAAGAAGGGGACTGACACGACGTGGCTGGTCGACGCGGTGGAGAAGGGTGCTGTGATCTTGACAAGGTGCAAAGCAGAGAAGTTTGTAGTGGAGAGTGATGGGAAGGGGAAGAGATGTAAAGGGGTGATTGCATCTTTTGAAGGGATGAAAAAAGTGAAGGTTGAGGCAAGGGCTTCAGTTGCTGCTTGTGGAGCTCTCTACACTCCACCTCTGTTGATCTCAAGTGGGCTAAAAAACAAGAATGTGGGGAAGAATCTCCACCTCCACCCTGTGTTGTTTGCATGGGGATACTTCCCTGAAGAATCAGAGTCACAGCTAGAAGGGAAGAGCTTTGAAGGAGGCATCATCACCTCCATCAACAAAGTGATCATTGAAGGAGAGGATGATTTCAGTACCATCATAGAAACAGCTGGATTTGGGCCTGCAGCCTATGCTGTGTTCCTACCGTGGGTGGGAGGGAAGGACATGAAGGATAGGATGGCGAAGTATGCGCGAACAGCCCTGCTGTTCGCGCTGATCAGAGACAAAGGGACAGGAGAGGTGAGGGAGGAAGGGAAGGTGACATACAAGTTGGATGAGGTGGACAAGAGGCATCTTGAGGCTGGTTTGAGGCAGACATTGAGGATCTTGATTGAGGCCGGGGCGGTTGAGGTGGGGACTTTTCAAAGTGATGGGCAGAGGGTAGGGTGCAAGGGGGAGGTGGAGGGGTTCTTGAAGGAGGTGGTGGCGGCGGGAGGGGTGGCGGAGGGGGGGAGGTTTTGGAATACTTATGGCTCAGCTCATCAGATGAGCAGCTGCAAGATGGGGGTGGATGAGAGGGAAGGGGGAGTGGATGGGAATGGGGAGAGTTGGGAGGCTAAAGGGTTGTATGTTTGTGATGGGAGTGTGTTGCCTACAGCTATTGGTGTTAATCCTATGATTACTATTCAGTCAACTGCTTACTGTATCTCTACTAGAATTGCACATGCTCTCACCCAAGTTTAG